The proteins below come from a single Oenanthe melanoleuca isolate GR-GAL-2019-014 chromosome Z, OMel1.0, whole genome shotgun sequence genomic window:
- the LOC130265424 gene encoding serine/threonine-protein kinase PAK 3-like: MAQSQGRAQQCLVVTENLPAEQRAAAVSKAAPSAAHPGMPTCPRAVGSPPGAKAVPGLAHPVWPRRTLTLWPQSLRVSYLVDQELWLVMEYMDGGTLSDVISQTYLSEDEMAAVCLQCLQGLDFLHVNHVIHQNVKSSNILLRTDGSVKLADFDLFAQLTPEESRQSSVALTSGWMAPEVMAGQPYGPKVDIWSLGTVGIE; this comes from the exons ATGGCTCAGAGCCAGGGCCGTGCTCAGCAGTGCCTCGTTGTCACTGAGAACCTTCCTGCGGAGCAGAGAGCAGCGGCTGTGAGCAAGGCCGCCCCTTCTGCTGCACACCCGGGCATGCCCACATGTCCCCGTGCTGTGGGGAGCCCACCTGGAGCCAAAGCAGTTCCTGGCCTGGCCCATCCTGTCTGGCCCAGGAGGACCCTGACCTTGTGGCCTCAGTCACTGAGAGTGAG ctACCTTGTGGATCAGGAGCTCTGGCTGGTTATGGAGTACATGGATGGAGGCACTCTGAGTGATGTCATCAGCCAGACCTACCTGTCTGAAGATGAGATGGCAGCTGTCTGTCTGCAG tgcCTACAAGGACTGGATTTTCTTCATGTAAATCATGTGATCCAtcaaaatgtgaaaagcagcaACATCCTCCTCAGAACTGATGGCTCTGTCAAGCTGG CTGATTTTGATCTATTTGCTCAACTCACCCCTGAAGAGAGTAGACAGAGCTCAGTGGCTCTCACTTCTGGGTGGATGGCACCTGAAGTCATGGCAGGTCAACCATATGGCCCCAAAGTGGACATATGGTCTCTTGGAACTGTGGGCATTGAA
- the LOC130265589 gene encoding serine/threonine-protein kinase PAK 2-like — MVEQEVPYWNETSVWAQLLTGTGGTPKLRQPNLFSPLLRDFLSCCLQTDEAQRWSAKELLQHPFVTSAKPASTLAPLIISTKKKKTRM; from the exons ATGGTGGAACAAGAAGTTCCTTACTGGAATGAAACTTCTGTCTGG gctcaactCCTGacaggcacaggagggaccCCAAAGCTGCGGCAGCCCAACCTCTTCTCACCTTTGCTGCGGGacttcctgagctgctgcctgcagacagaCGAGGCACAGCGCTGGTCTGCCAAAGAGCTCCTGCAG CATCCGTTTGTAACATCAGCCAAGCCAGCGTCAACACTGGCACCACTCATCATTTCAacgaagaagaagaagacaagAATGTAA
- the LOC130265590 gene encoding E3 ubiquitin-protein ligase Topors-like → MSTETNSSCPICQDTCEDVASTLPCHHQFCLGCILRWTQRNPVCPLCRRTVVTVRFSDHGEDDYLETSITVPEELPDGSSQAERDPSSLDENSSHPPVVSPSSSPQGTMSPAEQEGSGLESVGSVLPEVWAEIFRQRQHLLDPVRPWLHERLEEIYQGWWWVVDAIESSILHGLCIYGLNAEILVEVLQPLLEEHTAPLVHGVISIIIGQCSQEAQRLLRSGAIRDDNNGPVASASSSSSSSSSSSTFSSSLSDSRSFSFSINSSNCSCSCSCSCSSDSCSSNSCCSSSSSSSSSQQRTLDSSPTGSDEEEEAGTSEASPCPGQQSQPLCSQARD, encoded by the coding sequence aTGTCCACAGAGACCAACAGCAGCTGCCCCATCTGCCAGGACACTTGTGAGGATGTGGCATCTACTCTGCCCTGTCACCACCAGTTTTGCCTGGGCTGTATCCTGCGGTGGACACAGAGAAATCCAGTGTGCCCACTCTGCAGAAGAACAGTAGTGACTGTCCGATTTTCTGATCATGGAGAAGACGACTATCTGGAGACATCCATCAcagtccctgaggagctgccagatggcagcagccaggcagagagagatcccagcagcctggatgAGAACAGCTCCCATCCTCCTGTGGTGTCCCCTTCATCTTCTCCACAGGGAACAATgtctccagcagagcaggaaggttCAGGGCTGGAGTCTGTGGGCAGTGTCCTGCCTGAGGTCTGGGCAGAAATTTTTCGTCAACGACAGCATCTCCTGGACCCGGTGCGGCCCTGGCTGCATGAGAGGCTGGAGGAAATATACCAGGGTTGGTGGTGGGTGGTAGATGCCATAGAGAGCAGCATCTTGCATGGCCTTTGCATCTATGGGCTAAATGCTGAGATTCTGGTTgaggtgctgcagcctctcctcgAGGAACACACGGCACCCCTGGTCCATGGTGTCATCAGCATCATTATAGGCCAGTGCAGCCAGGaggcccagaggctgctgcGCTCTGGTGCCATCAGGGACGACAACAATGGCCCTGTggccagtgccagctccagctccagctccagcagctccagctccacctTCAGCTCCAGCTTGAGTGACTCCAGGAGCTTCAGCTTCAGCATCAATAGCTCcaactgcagctgcagttgcagttgcagctgcagctctgacagctgcagctccaacagctgctgctccagcagctccagctccagcagttcCCAGCAAAGGACTCTGGACAGCAGCCCCACAGGCTctgatgaggaggaagaagctGGTACATCAGAGGcttccccctgcccagggcagcagtcaCAGCCCCTTTGCTCCCAGGCCAGGGACTGA